One window of the Streptomyces sp. NBC_00259 genome contains the following:
- a CDS encoding quaternary amine ABC transporter ATP-binding protein: protein MSRLQAEHLYKVFGRRPDEAVGRLESGADRDELRADGTTAAVIDASFAVEPGQIFVVMGLSGSGKSTLLRMLNGLLEPTAGRVLFDGQDLTALSARELRTVRSTKISMVFQHFALFPHRSVLENAGYGLEVQGVARAERERRAAEALELAGLGGWEKSWPDELSGGMQQRVGLARALATDADLLLMDESFSALDPLIRRDMQDQLLELQKRLKKTIVFITHDLNEAMRLGDRIAVMRDGRIVQFGTAEDILVRPANDYVTSFIQDVDRSRVLTAAAVMTDPQRPEAADCGCESVTTDTLVADLCAVSARVPHPVAVRNAEGEVVGVVPQSRLIGFVGDEAGEPVPCDNPVRRLPKQVSASA from the coding sequence GTGTCCAGGCTGCAAGCCGAGCACTTGTACAAGGTGTTCGGCCGACGACCCGATGAGGCGGTAGGCAGGCTCGAAAGCGGCGCCGACCGCGACGAGCTCCGCGCCGACGGAACGACTGCAGCGGTGATCGACGCCTCGTTCGCGGTCGAACCGGGTCAGATCTTCGTCGTCATGGGTCTTTCGGGATCCGGAAAGTCCACGCTGCTGCGGATGCTCAACGGGCTGCTGGAGCCGACCGCCGGACGCGTCCTCTTCGACGGCCAGGACCTGACCGCCCTCAGTGCGCGCGAGCTGCGCACCGTACGCTCCACCAAGATCAGCATGGTGTTCCAGCACTTCGCGCTGTTCCCCCACCGCAGCGTCCTGGAGAACGCCGGCTACGGCCTGGAGGTCCAGGGTGTCGCGCGCGCCGAGCGTGAGCGCCGGGCCGCCGAGGCCCTGGAGCTGGCCGGCCTGGGCGGCTGGGAGAAGTCCTGGCCGGACGAGCTCTCGGGCGGTATGCAGCAGCGTGTCGGCCTCGCCCGTGCGCTCGCCACCGACGCCGACCTGCTGCTGATGGACGAGTCCTTCAGCGCCCTCGACCCGCTGATCCGACGCGACATGCAGGACCAGCTGCTCGAACTGCAGAAGCGGCTGAAGAAGACGATCGTCTTCATCACGCACGACCTCAACGAGGCCATGCGCCTCGGGGACCGCATCGCGGTGATGCGCGACGGCCGGATCGTGCAGTTCGGCACCGCCGAGGACATCCTGGTCCGTCCCGCCAACGACTACGTGACCTCGTTCATCCAGGACGTGGACCGCTCCCGGGTGCTGACGGCCGCCGCCGTGATGACCGATCCGCAGCGCCCCGAGGCGGCGGACTGCGGCTGTGAGAGCGTCACCACCGACACCCTCGTCGCGGACCTGTGCGCCGTCAGCGCGCGCGTCCCGCACCCCGTGGCGGTGAGGAACGCCGAGGGCGAGGTCGTCGGTGTCGTACCGCAGTCCCGGCTGATCGGCTTCGTCGGTGACGAGGCGGGCGAACCCGTGCCCTGCGACAACCCGGTCCGCCGGCTGCCGAAGCAGGTGAGCGCCAGTGCCTAG
- a CDS encoding siderophore-interacting protein, which translates to MAETPARKAPQVHEARVLRTERITPHMVRLVLGGEGLASFGTDGFTDHYVKVVFPVPGVTYPEPFDMTRIREELPRDQWPSNRTYTVRSWDPVHRELVIDFVVHGDEGLAGPWAARVRPGETVRLLGPGGGYAPDPAADWHLLAGDESALPAIAAALEQMPVGAVVHAFVEISGPEEEQKITTPDGVTVTWLHRGARPCGEPLIAAVRELEFPAGDVHAFVHGEAGAVKELRRYLRLERGIPLTRLSISGYWRLGKSDEAWRAIKREWNAEVEREQEG; encoded by the coding sequence GTGGCAGAGACACCCGCACGAAAGGCACCGCAGGTCCACGAGGCGCGGGTCCTGCGTACGGAACGGATCACGCCGCACATGGTGCGTCTCGTGCTGGGCGGCGAAGGGCTGGCGTCCTTCGGCACGGACGGGTTCACCGACCACTACGTGAAGGTCGTCTTTCCGGTGCCGGGAGTGACGTACCCCGAGCCGTTCGACATGACCCGGATCCGTGAGGAGCTCCCTCGCGACCAGTGGCCCAGCAACCGCACGTACACGGTGCGTTCGTGGGACCCGGTCCACCGCGAGCTGGTGATCGACTTCGTGGTCCACGGCGACGAGGGACTCGCGGGCCCGTGGGCGGCCCGCGTCCGGCCCGGCGAGACCGTACGACTGCTCGGTCCCGGCGGCGGTTACGCGCCGGACCCGGCGGCGGACTGGCATCTGCTGGCGGGCGACGAGAGCGCTCTCCCGGCGATCGCGGCGGCACTGGAGCAGATGCCGGTGGGCGCGGTGGTCCACGCCTTCGTGGAGATCTCCGGGCCCGAGGAGGAGCAGAAGATCACGACCCCGGACGGAGTCACGGTCACCTGGCTCCACCGTGGTGCCCGCCCCTGCGGCGAACCGCTGATCGCGGCGGTGCGCGAGCTGGAGTTCCCCGCGGGCGACGTGCACGCGTTCGTCCACGGCGAGGCGGGAGCGGTGAAGGAACTGCGCCGGTACCTCCGCCTGGAGCGGGGCATTCCGCTGACGCGGCTCTCCATCTCGGGCTACTGGCGCCTCGGCAAGTCGGACGAGGCCTGGCGCGCGATCAAGCGCGAGTGGAACGCGGAGGTGGAGCGGGAGCAGGAGGGGTGA
- a CDS encoding anti-sigma factor produces MSAAAKGAGRDAELHTLTGAYALNALGDRERARFERHLDACPACEQEVRELGATAARLGLAVADPPVPAMKSQVLARIATVRQEPPTIAGPDTTGGYGHVRTPVRRARPAGRRRFPRFVLAACLAAVAGLGGVAFWQQRAAEDAAAEARKATTLAQQRTEALADVLTAPDVRTTSTSLGDGATGTVAVSRDRNQAVFLASGLPEPGSGKVYQLWFADDGTMRPAGLLESSGAPEALLMDGPVDGATGMGITVEPAGGSTKPTTTPLGLLNFPAV; encoded by the coding sequence ATGAGCGCAGCGGCGAAGGGCGCGGGGCGGGATGCCGAGCTGCACACGCTCACCGGCGCGTACGCCCTGAACGCGCTCGGCGACCGGGAACGCGCACGCTTCGAGCGGCACCTGGACGCGTGCCCGGCCTGCGAGCAGGAGGTACGGGAACTCGGCGCCACCGCGGCACGACTGGGCCTCGCCGTCGCCGATCCCCCGGTGCCCGCGATGAAGTCCCAGGTGCTGGCGCGGATCGCGACGGTGCGCCAGGAGCCCCCGACGATCGCCGGTCCGGACACGACCGGGGGGTACGGACATGTCCGCACCCCCGTCCGCAGGGCCCGCCCGGCGGGCCGCCGCAGGTTCCCCCGCTTCGTCCTCGCCGCCTGCCTCGCGGCGGTCGCCGGGCTCGGGGGCGTCGCGTTCTGGCAGCAGCGCGCCGCCGAGGACGCCGCCGCCGAGGCACGGAAGGCGACCACCCTGGCGCAGCAGCGCACCGAGGCGCTCGCCGACGTGCTCACCGCGCCCGACGTCCGCACCACGAGCACCTCGCTCGGCGACGGAGCGACCGGCACGGTGGCCGTCTCCCGCGACCGCAACCAGGCCGTCTTCCTGGCCTCCGGACTGCCGGAACCGGGCAGCGGCAAGGTCTACCAACTCTGGTTCGCCGACGACGGCACCATGCGCCCGGCCGGGCTGCTGGAGTCCTCCGGCGCGCCGGAGGCACTGCTCATGGACGGCCCGGTGGACGGGGCGACGGGCATGGGCATCACCGTCGAGCCGGCGGGCGGCTCGACGAAACCGACCACCACACCGCTGGGGCTGCTGAACTTCCCGGCGGTGTAG
- a CDS encoding helical backbone metal receptor, with protein MTRVVSLVPSLTEAVAVSAPGLLAGVTDWCSRPADTGAIRIGGTKNPDVEAIVALRPDLVVANEEENRAPDLDALRAAGLEVLVTEVRTLPQAFTELERVLRACGVPRPRWLDDAEAAWAAVEPAEPRRAVVPVWRRPWMVLGRDTFAGDLLARLGVDNVYAGHPERYPRIPIDELNAAGADLVVLPDEPYRFTADDGPEAFPALPAALVDGRMLTWYGPSLAAAPTELRAALR; from the coding sequence GTGACTCGCGTCGTCTCGCTGGTGCCCTCGCTCACCGAGGCCGTCGCCGTCAGTGCCCCCGGGCTGCTGGCCGGGGTCACCGACTGGTGCAGCCGGCCCGCCGACACCGGTGCGATCAGGATCGGCGGCACCAAGAACCCCGACGTGGAGGCGATCGTCGCACTCCGGCCGGACCTCGTCGTCGCCAACGAGGAGGAGAACCGGGCCCCCGACCTCGACGCGCTGCGCGCCGCCGGCCTCGAAGTCCTCGTCACCGAGGTACGGACCCTGCCGCAGGCCTTCACCGAGCTGGAACGGGTCCTGCGGGCCTGCGGTGTGCCCAGGCCGCGCTGGCTCGACGACGCCGAGGCCGCCTGGGCCGCGGTCGAGCCGGCCGAGCCGCGGCGCGCCGTGGTGCCCGTCTGGCGGCGGCCCTGGATGGTCCTCGGCCGTGACACGTTCGCCGGCGACCTGCTGGCCCGCCTCGGTGTCGACAACGTCTACGCAGGCCACCCCGAACGCTATCCGCGCATCCCGATCGACGAGCTGAACGCGGCCGGCGCCGATCTCGTCGTCCTGCCCGACGAGCCCTACCGCTTCACCGCGGACGACGGCCCCGAGGCGTTCCCCGCACTGCCCGCCGCGCTCGTCGACGGGCGCATGCTCACCTGGTACGGGCCGTCGCTGGCAGCGGCGCCGACGGAGCTGCGAGCAGCGCTCCGCTGA
- a CDS encoding helix-turn-helix domain-containing protein — translation MGDKETLRVGSAVRRRRRALDLTLAAVAERSGLSVPFLSQIENERARPSMRSLQRVAEALETTGAELLAAADSARVVDVVRADEDTLAAGPGVRHLVRGHHQLHGVELTGEQDAGGECQHRNDELMYLVDGAVEVEAEGRAYRLEKGDSLFLSGGVLHRWRATRPGTRLVVVAVADHIEATGL, via the coding sequence ATGGGAGACAAGGAAACACTCCGCGTCGGCTCCGCCGTCCGTCGACGGCGCAGGGCCCTGGATCTGACGCTCGCCGCCGTCGCGGAGCGCAGCGGCCTTTCCGTGCCCTTCCTCAGCCAGATCGAGAACGAGCGGGCGCGCCCCAGCATGCGCTCGCTCCAGCGTGTCGCCGAGGCCCTGGAGACCACCGGTGCCGAGCTGCTGGCCGCCGCGGACTCCGCCCGGGTCGTCGACGTCGTCCGCGCGGACGAGGACACCCTCGCCGCCGGACCGGGCGTGCGCCACCTGGTGCGCGGCCACCACCAGCTCCACGGCGTGGAGTTGACCGGCGAGCAGGACGCCGGAGGAGAGTGCCAGCACCGCAACGACGAGCTGATGTACCTCGTGGACGGCGCCGTGGAGGTCGAGGCCGAGGGCCGGGCGTACCGGCTGGAGAAGGGCGACAGCCTGTTCCTCTCCGGCGGGGTGCTCCACCGGTGGCGTGCCACCCGGCCCGGCACGCGTCTCGTCGTCGTCGCCGTCGCCGACCACATCGAGGCCACCGGGCTGTGA
- a CDS encoding 5'-3' exonuclease → MLLDTASLYFRAYYGVPDSVRAPDGTPVNAVRGLLEFITRLVQDHHPDDLVACMDADWRPHWRVELIPSYKAHRVAEETETGPDEEEIPDTLSPQVPVIEDVLDAFGIARVGVAGYEADDIIGTLTGRAPGPVDIVTGDRDLYQLVDDARGIRVLYPLKGVGLMQTTDEAVLREKYGVDGPGYADLALLRGDPSDGLPGVPGIGEKTAAKLLATYGDLAGIMAAVDDPGSKLTPSQRKRLDESRAYVAVAPKVVRVAGDVAVPAFDPALPKEPRDPARLEELALRWGLGRAVSRLRTELAAASSTD, encoded by the coding sequence ATGCTCCTCGACACCGCTTCCCTCTACTTCCGTGCGTACTACGGGGTCCCGGACTCCGTGCGCGCGCCCGACGGCACTCCGGTCAACGCGGTGCGCGGGCTGCTCGAATTCATCACCCGGCTGGTCCAGGACCATCACCCGGACGACCTGGTGGCCTGCATGGACGCGGACTGGCGGCCGCACTGGCGGGTGGAGCTGATCCCTTCGTACAAGGCGCACCGGGTGGCGGAGGAGACCGAGACGGGCCCGGACGAGGAGGAGATCCCGGACACGCTGTCGCCGCAGGTCCCGGTCATCGAGGACGTGCTGGACGCGTTCGGCATCGCCCGCGTCGGTGTCGCGGGGTACGAGGCGGACGACATCATCGGCACCCTCACCGGCCGCGCACCGGGCCCGGTCGACATCGTCACCGGCGACCGCGACCTGTACCAGCTGGTGGACGACGCCCGGGGGATCCGGGTGCTCTATCCGCTCAAGGGCGTCGGTCTGATGCAGACCACGGACGAGGCGGTGCTGCGCGAGAAGTACGGCGTGGACGGCCCGGGGTACGCGGATCTGGCCCTGCTGCGCGGAGACCCGAGCGACGGGCTCCCGGGGGTCCCGGGCATCGGCGAGAAGACGGCGGCGAAGCTGCTGGCCACGTACGGGGACCTGGCCGGGATCATGGCCGCCGTGGACGACCCGGGCTCGAAGCTCACTCCGTCGCAGCGCAAGCGGCTGGACGAGTCGCGCGCCTATGTGGCGGTCGCGCCGAAGGTGGTGCGGGTCGCCGGCGACGTGGCGGTGCCCGCCTTCGACCCGGCGCTGCCGAAGGAGCCGCGGGACCCGGCCCGGCTGGAGGAGCTGGCTCTGCGCTGGGGCCTCGGACGGGCCGTGTCCCGGCTGCGGACGGAGCTGGCGGCCGCGAGTTCCACCGACTGA
- a CDS encoding ABC transporter permease/substrate binding protein, with protein MPRLHLGDWVDSGVDWLQSHLSWLFDAISSVVTGMYDGIDAVLSAPEPLLFAGILAVVAWWLRGLLAGGLAFAGFALIDSVELWDDAMSTLSLVLVATIVTLVIAIPLGIWASRSKTVSAVTRPVLDFMQTMPAMVYLIPGIIFFGVGVVPGIIATIVFALPPGVRMTELGIRQVDKELVEAAEAFGTTPRNTLVRVQLPLALPTIMAGINQVIMLGLSMVVIAGMVGGGGLGGAVYRAIGNVDIGLGFEAGISIVILAMYLDRMTGALGRQVSPLGRRALARAKALTGGLKIWNHRPQPVVAVVGVVILALVAGGMGLFGGPKSADASDATNVGQGKKVSLGYIPWDEGIASTFLWKEMLEQRGFEVDAKQLEAGSLYTGLAGGQIDFQTDSWLPVTHAQYWDKYQDKLEDMGSWYGPTSLELSVPSYVKGVDSLDDLKGKADRFKGRIVGIEPSAGMMGILKDKVLKEYGLEGEFEVVDGSTPGMLAELKRAYDKKEPIVTTLWSPHWAYSAYDLKKLKDPKGTWGKGDGIHTLARKGFSEENPQVGKWLKSFKMTEEQLTGLEAKIQETGKGKEQDAVRAWLEENPGLADKWTPVAKAGKPAKGGEDERERALNVAWFPWEEDIAATYLWKAVLEERGYTMNLKQFEVGPMYTALSRGQIDVQFDGWLPSTQKKYWDKYGDKLTDIGSWYGPTSLEIAVPSYVEGVDSLEDLKGRSGEFKGRVVGIEPGTETMNILKNDVLPGYGLDKEFEVVDSSTPGMLAELKRAYAKKEPIAVMLWTPHWAYSEYGLTKLKDPKKLFGEGDRIHTVASKAFPEQYPQLTKWLKDFRLSEQQLAGLENEIQKRGTGHEEEAVKAWMAKNPGIVDRLAPQ; from the coding sequence GTGCCTAGGCTGCACCTGGGCGACTGGGTCGACAGCGGTGTCGACTGGCTCCAGTCCCATCTGTCCTGGCTGTTCGACGCCATCAGCTCCGTCGTCACCGGGATGTACGACGGCATCGACGCGGTGCTGTCCGCGCCGGAGCCGCTGCTCTTCGCGGGCATCCTCGCGGTCGTGGCCTGGTGGCTGCGCGGACTCCTCGCCGGCGGACTCGCGTTCGCCGGCTTCGCCCTGATCGACTCCGTCGAGCTGTGGGACGACGCCATGTCGACCCTCTCGCTGGTACTCGTCGCCACGATCGTCACGCTGGTGATCGCGATCCCGCTCGGCATCTGGGCGTCCCGTTCCAAGACCGTCAGCGCCGTGACCCGGCCGGTCCTGGACTTCATGCAGACCATGCCCGCCATGGTCTATCTGATCCCCGGCATCATCTTCTTCGGCGTCGGCGTGGTGCCCGGCATCATCGCCACCATCGTCTTCGCCCTGCCGCCCGGCGTGCGGATGACCGAACTCGGTATCCGCCAGGTCGACAAGGAGCTGGTGGAGGCCGCCGAGGCGTTCGGCACGACGCCGCGCAACACGCTGGTCCGGGTGCAGCTGCCACTCGCCCTGCCCACGATCATGGCCGGCATCAACCAGGTGATCATGCTGGGCCTGTCCATGGTGGTCATCGCCGGAATGGTCGGCGGCGGCGGTCTCGGCGGCGCCGTCTACCGCGCCATCGGCAATGTCGACATCGGCCTCGGCTTCGAGGCCGGTATCTCCATCGTCATCCTCGCCATGTACCTGGACCGGATGACCGGTGCGCTGGGCCGCCAGGTCTCGCCGCTCGGCCGTCGGGCCCTCGCCAGGGCGAAGGCCCTGACCGGTGGCCTGAAGATCTGGAACCACCGCCCCCAGCCCGTCGTCGCCGTCGTGGGCGTCGTCATCCTCGCGCTCGTCGCGGGCGGCATGGGCCTCTTCGGCGGCCCCAAGTCCGCCGACGCCTCCGACGCCACGAACGTGGGCCAGGGCAAGAAGGTCTCCCTCGGCTACATCCCGTGGGACGAGGGCATCGCCTCCACCTTCCTCTGGAAGGAGATGCTGGAGCAGCGCGGCTTCGAGGTCGACGCCAAGCAGCTGGAGGCCGGTTCGCTCTACACCGGTCTCGCCGGCGGTCAGATCGACTTCCAGACCGACTCCTGGCTGCCCGTCACCCACGCCCAGTACTGGGACAAGTACCAGGACAAGCTGGAGGACATGGGCTCCTGGTACGGCCCCACCTCCCTGGAGCTGTCCGTGCCCTCGTACGTGAAGGGCGTCGACTCCCTCGACGACCTCAAGGGCAAGGCGGACCGGTTCAAGGGCCGCATCGTCGGCATCGAGCCGAGCGCCGGAATGATGGGCATCCTCAAGGACAAGGTCCTCAAGGAGTACGGCCTGGAGGGCGAGTTCGAGGTCGTCGACGGCTCCACGCCCGGCATGCTCGCCGAGCTGAAGCGGGCGTACGACAAGAAGGAGCCCATCGTCACCACCCTGTGGTCGCCGCACTGGGCGTACAGCGCGTACGACCTGAAGAAGCTCAAGGACCCGAAGGGCACCTGGGGCAAGGGCGACGGCATCCACACCCTGGCCCGCAAGGGGTTCTCCGAGGAGAACCCGCAGGTCGGCAAGTGGCTGAAGAGCTTCAAGATGACGGAGGAGCAGCTCACCGGTCTCGAGGCGAAGATCCAGGAGACCGGCAAGGGCAAGGAGCAGGACGCCGTCCGCGCGTGGCTCGAGGAGAACCCGGGCCTCGCCGACAAGTGGACCCCGGTCGCCAAGGCCGGCAAGCCGGCCAAAGGAGGCGAGGACGAGCGCGAGCGCGCCCTGAACGTCGCCTGGTTCCCGTGGGAGGAGGACATCGCCGCCACCTATCTGTGGAAGGCGGTCCTCGAGGAGCGCGGGTACACGATGAACCTCAAGCAGTTCGAGGTCGGCCCCATGTACACGGCGCTGTCCCGCGGGCAGATCGACGTCCAGTTCGACGGCTGGCTGCCGAGCACCCAGAAGAAGTACTGGGACAAGTACGGTGACAAGCTCACCGACATCGGTTCCTGGTACGGGCCGACGTCCCTGGAGATCGCGGTCCCCTCGTACGTCGAGGGCGTGGACTCGCTGGAGGACCTCAAGGGCCGCAGCGGCGAGTTCAAGGGCCGCGTCGTCGGCATCGAGCCCGGCACCGAGACCATGAACATCCTGAAGAACGACGTCCTGCCCGGCTACGGGCTGGACAAGGAGTTCGAGGTCGTCGACAGTTCCACGCCCGGCATGCTCGCCGAGCTGAAGCGGGCGTACGCGAAGAAGGAGCCGATCGCGGTCATGCTGTGGACCCCGCACTGGGCCTACAGCGAGTACGGGCTGACCAAGCTGAAGGACCCGAAGAAGCTCTTCGGTGAGGGCGACCGCATCCACACCGTCGCGAGCAAGGCGTTCCCGGAGCAGTACCCGCAGCTCACGAAGTGGCTCAAGGACTTCCGTCTGAGCGAGCAGCAGCTCGCCGGTCTGGAGAACGAGATCCAGAAGCGCGGCACCGGCCACGAGGAAGAGGCCGTCAAGGCCTGGATGGCGAAGAACCCCGGCATCGTGGACCGGCTGGCACCGCAGTAG
- a CDS encoding sigma-70 family RNA polymerase sigma factor: MKEAIRITGAPPAGPGLDELLVRVARGDQAAFSRVYDAVSGPVLGVVRGVLRDPAQSEEVTQEVLVELWRTAARYQPSRGSALTWTLTLAHRRAVDRVRSAQAAVEREQKAARLGGTPAFDDVVEQVAARLEREQVRRCLRTLTELQRQSVTLAYYRGLAYREVAELLSVPLGTVKTRMRDGLIRLRDCLGVNA, translated from the coding sequence GTGAAGGAAGCGATACGCATCACAGGGGCACCACCTGCGGGGCCGGGACTCGACGAGTTGCTCGTCCGGGTGGCGCGCGGCGACCAGGCGGCGTTCTCCCGGGTGTACGACGCGGTCTCGGGTCCCGTACTCGGCGTCGTACGCGGCGTGTTGCGCGATCCGGCGCAGTCCGAGGAGGTCACCCAGGAGGTGCTCGTCGAGCTGTGGCGCACCGCCGCGCGCTATCAGCCCTCCCGTGGCTCCGCGCTGACCTGGACCCTCACCCTCGCCCACCGTCGCGCCGTGGACCGGGTACGCTCCGCCCAGGCCGCGGTGGAGCGCGAGCAGAAGGCCGCGCGGCTCGGCGGGACGCCGGCGTTCGACGATGTCGTCGAGCAGGTCGCGGCCCGGCTCGAACGGGAGCAGGTACGGCGCTGTCTGCGCACGCTGACCGAGCTCCAGCGCCAGTCGGTGACCCTCGCCTACTACCGCGGGCTCGCCTACCGCGAGGTGGCGGAACTGCTGTCGGTGCCGCTGGGCACCGTGAAGACCCGTATGCGCGACGGACTGATCCGTCTGCGCGACTGCCTGGGGGTGAACGCATGA